The following proteins come from a genomic window of Maribacter sp. HTCC2170:
- a CDS encoding sulfatase — translation MKIRLLVFGIGLLGAILTINSCKSQKVIEENERPNILFILSDDHTSQAWGIYGGILADYVKTPTIDRLANEGTVLNNAFCTNSICTPSRASILTGQYSHMNQVYTLSEPLPRNHPNIARTLSENGYQTAVIGKWHLVGKPEGFDYYNVLPGQGRYWNPILKSEDNWSDGYDSSTGKEYKGFSTDVIADLTIEHLQKRDKEKPFMMFCNFKATHEPFEYPERYNDLYKNIEIPEPESLLDFDPNNTGRTFHGQTLERLGARWDKATENPETFWTSYPGLPYPLEGLDSIQKRKKIYQKLVKDFMRCGAAIDDNIGKLLDYLEDQGIADNTIVVYTADQGYFLGEHGFFDKRMIYEESLRMPFVIRYPKEIREGKRIDDIILNIDFAALLADYAGIEKPDYIQGKSFRSNLKGKTPENWRKQMYYRYWLHSPDRPAHFGVRNERYKLAFFYGQDLGMKGTSKETTEPVWEFFDLEKDPKEMHNSYGEAQYASIIAEMKKAIIEERLKYKDADAGFDVMRPILDKEFK, via the coding sequence ATGAAAATACGACTACTTGTATTTGGCATTGGTTTATTGGGTGCCATATTAACAATCAATTCCTGTAAGTCCCAAAAGGTTATTGAAGAGAATGAAAGGCCAAATATTTTGTTTATCCTCTCGGATGACCACACCTCACAAGCATGGGGTATTTATGGGGGTATTTTGGCCGATTATGTTAAGACCCCAACTATAGATCGTTTAGCCAATGAGGGTACGGTCTTGAACAATGCATTTTGTACCAATAGCATATGTACTCCCAGTAGGGCAAGTATTTTAACTGGACAGTACAGTCATATGAACCAAGTCTATACGTTAAGCGAACCTTTGCCCAGAAATCACCCCAATATAGCACGAACGTTATCTGAAAATGGTTATCAGACTGCTGTGATTGGTAAATGGCATTTGGTGGGAAAACCTGAAGGTTTTGATTATTATAATGTACTGCCAGGTCAGGGAAGGTATTGGAACCCCATTTTAAAAAGTGAAGATAATTGGAGTGATGGATATGACAGTAGTACTGGGAAGGAATATAAGGGGTTTTCTACGGATGTAATTGCAGATTTGACAATTGAACATCTACAAAAGCGAGATAAAGAAAAACCTTTTATGATGTTCTGTAATTTCAAAGCAACACATGAACCATTTGAATATCCGGAAAGGTACAATGACCTTTATAAAAATATTGAAATACCAGAACCTGAAAGTCTGTTGGATTTTGACCCAAATAACACAGGACGCACTTTTCATGGCCAAACACTGGAAAGACTTGGTGCGCGGTGGGATAAGGCAACAGAAAACCCGGAAACATTTTGGACATCCTATCCTGGATTGCCATATCCTTTGGAAGGTCTTGATAGTATTCAAAAACGTAAAAAAATCTATCAAAAATTAGTAAAGGATTTTATGCGTTGTGGCGCTGCTATAGATGACAACATTGGCAAGTTGTTGGACTATCTTGAAGATCAAGGAATTGCGGATAACACCATTGTGGTCTATACTGCCGATCAGGGTTATTTCTTAGGAGAGCATGGTTTTTTTGATAAGCGTATGATCTATGAAGAATCGCTTAGAATGCCATTTGTAATACGATATCCAAAAGAAATAAGAGAAGGGAAGAGGATTGATGATATTATTCTTAATATAGACTTTGCTGCGTTATTGGCAGATTATGCCGGTATAGAAAAACCAGATTATATACAAGGCAAGAGCTTTAGGTCTAACCTCAAAGGTAAGACTCCCGAAAACTGGCGTAAGCAAATGTATTATAGGTATTGGTTACATAGCCCTGATAGGCCTGCACATTTTGGTGTTCGCAATGAACGTTATAAATTGGCCTTTTTCTATGGTCAGGATTTGGGGATGAAAGGAACATCCAAAGAGACTACCGAGCCCGTTTGGGAGTTTTTTGATTTAGAAAAAGACCCTAAGGAAATGCACAACTCCTATGGTGAAGCGCA